A window of Danio aesculapii chromosome 16, fDanAes4.1, whole genome shotgun sequence genomic DNA:
GACCCTCAGCGACGGTTGTCTGGAAACAGCACCACAGTGACGACAGGGGAAGATGGTCTTGGAGCTCCAGCTCTGCTCGAGAGGCTTTTGCAGAGCCATGTGGTTCATGTACATGCCCACTATTCGTAACGGAGCCTGAATCTGGGCAGGATAAACCTGAGATTGGTTATTCCTGGTAAGAGCGCTCACCAGGGTAGGACAGGCAACTGAGGTGACCGGCGGGATGTTCACAGGTATAGGTCTAATCGTAGGCACAGGCGTTTGTCTAAGAACAGTCCTGCTTGAGGATACCAGAGCAGGTGTAGAAGTGTTCACATTGGGGGAAAAAGAAACGACAATTGGAAGAGGACGACTGGAAGGCGTAGGGATACGAATGGTCAACCTCGATGGATTCAACAACAAGGGACGCACTACTGAAGGTGTAGGAACGGGAATGTTTGGGTGGGAAACAAATAAACTAGGTGCAAAACTGGGCCTCACAAGAGTTTGTGGGACAGCCACAACTTGTGGAACCAAATTAGTTACTTTAGGATTGACCGCAGGAGTTGTCTGAAGCAGTTGGTGCAGCGTCAGAGCTTCTGTTGACCCCAAGGATGTCACTGGACGTGGAGGATCAGTGGAAACGTTGTTAAGTGCTGGAATAAAGTTAAGAATGTtaactgtgctctgattggtgtGCAAAGCAGAGGCAAGGGGCTTTCCCTGATTGCTGCTATAAGACAAAGGCATGTTGGGTAACTGGGTTAGTGGGGTGACCATGTTGCCTCTAGGTTTCAAACACACATGATTTTTGAAATTTTCCTGTCTAGGGAAAACTTTGTGGCAGGCCGAGCAGATATACGAAGTCTTAGGGTGTTTTTCGGTCATGTGCTTTAAGAGCGACTCTTCATTCTCGCATGCTACCTTACACAGGCAACAGGACCACATCGTTTTCTTACTGCAATCATCCATGTGCTTTCCCAAATTGGCGAATTTGCCATAGCAGCAAAAGGGGGAATCGGACTGAAAGCCAAATTTCTTCTCAATGCCATTCAAATCCAGATTCGCATTCACAGATGCTTTCTTGTCAGGCGTCTGTGGCTTCAGTCTCTTTTGCAGAGATCTGCAAGACTCATTATAATCAGAATCTGAGCTGAAGTCCTCATCTGGATTGTATGCAGTGTCACCTGGGGGCAGCGAGTCAGGGTTGGCATCTTCATCAGAGTCTGTACTCTCTCCATCCCCTGTCAGGCCAATGACCTCCTCTGCGACCACCTTGTAAACGGACACGTCTTCAACCTCATTGTCATTCTCCTGCTTTAGTCCAGAACTAaggtgctctgtttgtgtttggttctgAAAGGAGGAAGAGCTGAAGGTGTCATTTTGTTTCTCTTCATCAAGAGGGAAACTTTCAGGTTCTGTTTTGATGTGTAGGGTTTCATCGATGGAGTTTGTTTCACTATCAGTCTGTTTCTGCAAGCGACTGGACGTGTTGCTTGCCACATTTTGTTCCGAGTCAAAATATGCATGATCCATTGAGATTACTCTTTTCAAATCAATGCAGCTTGAAGTCTTGGCGATGCTAACTGCTTCAGTCTCCTCGGTTTTAACAACAGGTTTTACCTTCATGTTGTCTTTCTGATGCATTCCTATATGCCCATTGAGATGCCATGTGCAACTAAAGAGAGCTCCGCAGACATCACATAAATGACAGTCCTTTGTGTGGGCATTTTTTAAGTGCAACGCTAGTGACATTACACGGCCAAACTTTGTCTGACACAGGTGACAATACACCACCGCTGTGTGTGTCTTAAAGTGCTCTATCAGTTTATCCAGGAAGGGGATGTTGTCtccacaaacacagcacacagagCTTTTCTCACTAGCCGCCAGTGGTATTTTGTATACCTCCTCATCACTGGAGTCTTCAGAGAAGCTGTAATATGTTGAGATGAGGTTGTTGTAATACTCCTAAAAACAAAGGGAACAATCAAGTGAAAAAATGGCAGTCTATAGTAAGTCTGGGCGATTAttcaaaaagtaatcaaaatcgacattcagaatcgatcaaatttttccaggacgattttaaaattactttccctaccgcgtgtggagtcacgtgaccctgccaagttcagactgcatgattttcaaagacGTGGTGTcatagatgttttcacactgcatgactatctgggctagcgctttgttcacactgcaagatggatcggcgacagggggtttcacattgcatgactttacaataataagaatcaccgacaactttgtccaaactacgtctcacagccaaaaacacgtagtatatcttttgttattaactacataacgagaaagaagcctttaatggggtcgAAAATGTACATATATGCGCATAACTAACCAGgatcaactttttattcaataagaaaagatgcgcataaactacaattttactgaacaaattccagtacgcgcattaaaaaaaaaaggtcatgtgattttgttataagagtcCATGGGATGATAaagatgtgtgtgaatggacaaaccagtaggctgagcacactgtgaaacatctgaaatgttgctttggtcCTTCTAAAATGCCTAAACCATTTTAGAATTAGTGATATTAtcttaatgacctccagaactgtcaagagtgtctgtgctccgcgtctgacacctttaAACACCACCAAACGTTCATTGCATATCGGCATTCATCTTTAATTAAtcctaatttattaaataaggaaatgattcacacagcttctcatactgcagcaaattccattttactGTTGACATTTGGTGGCAGATAATCAAGAAGTGACtactttgttctctttgactcaaatggaaacgctgctttattcgcacttcTTTTATGCGGCATTCCAGTTATGAGCATAAAGTGAATtcgcatttttgaatggaaacatatctagagatagtagatagtgtgcaTTTCCTTCAATTATTCTGAAAATCAAagaatgcacccttcattcaaaatatgtaatatgtgagcatatttactatacaaaacttgtcagtgaactgtaaaggcaaaataaatgaataaaatcattcttcattaattgtaatcaagTTCAAATATTCACTTAATCGAGATTTGATTTAGGCCAAATTGTCAAAGATCAAAAAACTGGGTGATCGTGATGCTACTCTTTCCCTTTAGGAAGATGTGTGGGTGGTATGGAAATGGAGTGAGTGAAACATCAAAGGGTAGcaaggtggcgcagtgtgtagcacaatcgcctcacagcaagaaggtcgctgattcaaaccccggctgggtcagttgccgtttctgtgtggagtttgcatgttctccccgtgttcacgtgggtttcctccgggtgctctggtttcccccaccttcaaagacatgcgctataggtgaatagtaagctaaattttccgtagtgcatgtgtgtgaatgcgcgtgtatggatgtttccctgtgatgggttgcaaatagaagggcatctgctgtgtaaaacatatgttagataagttggcggttcattctgctgtggcgacccctgattaataaagggactaagccaaaaagaaaattaataaatgataattataacaataacaataataataataataataatgagaattaattgTAAATTAGGAAGGTAAATATGGTGTTTGTGATCCCTTTATTTAATTTTGGAAAGAAATCTCTTATTTTCAAAggtttcatttaatttgttacaATAAAAACTGTagtaatacaatatttaataatacaattacttttttattccatttttataatattttaaaattaattgattCAGAGggcgtgaatgtgagagtgtatggatgtttcccagtgctgggttgcagctggaagggcattcgctgtataAATATGTTGGATAAGTCAGagattcatttcgctgtggcaacctctgatgaataaagggactatatatatatatctctcatatatatatatatatatatatatatatatatatatatatatatatatatatatatatatatatgttacatgCATCTTTTTCCAGGTTTCATGGATGAACACGACGTAAAGAGGAACAGAATATGAaattaaatcttttttcacaATCTAAAAGGTATTTGCTGTCATATTAGGCATTTAATTATTACTGAATAAGTActttttaaacaacaacaataataataataataataataataaagtataacaaaaagcactgtttattcaTTCAGCAAAATGCTCCAAGACAGTAAAAATATTTGATACAGCACATACTCCTTGTTAAAATAGAGTCTCTATAGCCAAGACTGCAAAACtgtaaccatagcaaccaccttcTTTAGCTATGCATTGTACCAGAAGTAGTAAATCCATTCCTgacactttataaataaacctaaTGTTACAGCATTACCAGATGACCTAATCTAAAAATGGCTTCAGAATAAGCAGTGTAAATGCCAGGCCTATTTTGCATGCTTTATGATCCATGTGCCTGACTGAGACAGTCAACAGATGAAAGCAAGCAATTCATAGTGCTAGAGAAACATTATTTCTACAGTAAGCTACTACTCTGGAATGTATGTGTCCTGTGGTGTGTTTTCACAGGCAGGGGGAGTTCAGTGCACCACTTACTGAGTTCTGAATGTAAAGAGCTTTCTGCTGCAGTTTCTTTCTGGGACCAACAACACGCTCCACCTCCTCAAATGGCAAGACTTCCATAGTAGCACCTGTTTTAACCTGGAGCAACAGGGGGAAACCAACTTTAGATGACCAGCACACAAAATACAGCAAAATGATAACACACAAGTAGGTTgcatatataaacacaagtaATGGAAGATCCTGTTTAGCAGCTCAGTGTGTTCTGCAACAAAACTTTCCTTCAATTTAACATGACTTTAAATCTTGTTCCAGGAAGGTAAAGAGTGTGGTCACTGGGGTTTCAACCTTTTTATGAAATCATAACGATGACGTTATATGCAATACGGCGGATATCAcactttattaaataattaatggtaccccaaaaaaactgacatttaaaagtaCTTGATAGGAGTTTGTACCAGAGCTTCTATGTAGTATATTTCTCACAACTTATAGTATATTTCTCAGTACGTAATAGAAGCTGAAAATGTTCTTACCGAAGAATTTACTGAGAATAATTCGATTTCTTTAATAATTTTCGTGTTTTGGTTGTAGCTCCTCCCTCAGTTCATGCACGCACGCGCGAGTCCGTCTCCTAAATTCGTCCGGCCAACAATTCTATATTGCGCATGCGCAGCACTTAAAGAAACCTAATAAGATACTTTcaataatcttttaaaatattcttttattACAGGTTTATGTAACAAGTTTTATATaagtgtgaatatatatatatatataaatataaaaatgcagtAATGTTATGTTgctgaaacattaaataaacaattttactaATACTATTTTCAAAAACCACCAATATTTGTGTTCCCCTTTTCTATCTACAATATCTTCCATTTCAGCATGCAGCAATGTTATCTTGCAGttgtgagtttttatttatttatttttacaacgtaataacatctaaaaacaaacaattgtttTATTATGTTCCCTAGAAATTCAAGATCTAACAAAGtgcacaatttatttttaatctcatgAAACAATTACACAAAACCATGCTGTAATTGTATTTAAGTTACAAGTTTGTTGAAACAGACATCTGTGAAGCAACATGTGCTGAATCATGCTATTTCCAGCAGATGACCACAATAGAAAAATCACAGATTACTTCAGATTTTTACAGTATCAATCAACAAAAGTGTTCACATGACTGAATCTTAGCCCCTTATCCTGCAAAAACAGTGGGTCACACATGACTAAATGGACATGGGCAAACACCTGATCATTTCATACAAACAACTCGTCCCAAACTGCACAGCACTCCACTAGTGTGATCCAGACATCACAGAAGTTCATTCAGTGCTCTTGTTTTTCTATAGCCCAGTCTTCTCCTGGAGAACTTCCTCCTGAAATCAGGGCCTCAGTTCTCTTTAATGAATTCACAGGTTTATCTAGCACCATCATGACTATGAGAGCAGTCTGCTATACTCAGACAGCGCAGATGACTTCTTAACACCATCCCAGATTCTAGCTGCATAATGAAACCTGTAAAAACACACGCAGACATTAATAATCTTAACATGACACGAATTCCAcaaacatgaatgaaatgttgctTATATTTCATTCGCTTAACTGTTATAGTgaaaataaagtacaaaaaagtacatttaaataaataacacagcTCCAAAAGTAAACACAGAAGCAATGTGTGTACCAGTTTTTCTCCGTGAGGATTGTGTGTGAGAGCTGACTGCGGGACATCGCCAGAACCTGACTGCGGAATTTAGAAACTAGAGAAGAAAAGCTGGGATGACCTCTATAGCCAGGCAGAAGAGAGAAGAGCGGAGGACCTGAACCTGCAGCACAACAGTTGCAGACCAAGATAGTAGATTATTATGAGAGCAGTGGAGAATCATAGCaaagcttaaaaataaaataataataatacatgcatCCTTCTTGTTCATGGGAACGATGTAACAATCTGTGTCATCGTGAAGCGGTGTTTGCATGAACTCTCTGATAATATGAGCTAAAGACTAGTGAAACAAAACATCTAATGAAAGTAgtatggtggcacggtggctcagtggttagcacttgttaattacaagaataaaaagagTTATGGCATGAGTTAATTAACCATTTTTAacggtgtacaaatattttgcagccagtttagatgtcattttaTCCTCTCTGAGTAAATAAAAAAGTCGTTTTGATCAAATAATTAATCATGTAATGTTTCTCTTGGTCTAGCGGCTGTGCACATGCTGTCAGCTGCGAAGCcaagtaaatcaggcttaaaataaaaacgaCGACGGctttgaaagtgaaaccaaaagcctAATCCCGGACaatttaggagatttagaaaccctggATGAACGTATTTTTAAGTGCCAAAAAGTCACGCCTCTGTAGGTCTCTGCACAGCATGTGAGATTGTCTCCGAaagtgttgacagttctcgcaAACACAACGAGAAGTAGGTAAAGGGCGAGAGATattccactggttaatcgatcaCGGATGTTTGGCTAGTGGGCTGCTACCAAAAAAGTGttaaggatgataataataaataaataaatgtcactaaatatacttgggctgccattaatatacctgggtggctcgcccaagtaaagtctatgtgtgagaATCACTGTAATGACAACAGACATTCAACTAATTCTAAAATCTCGGatataaatatgacaaaaaatattacatgaATGGTCAGAATGATCACTATGGCCGCTCCTGTAGTTAGAATCCTGgtagtttcagtgtaaatgtTCTAATGAAGGAGATAGAATGTGTTCTGCATTTTGGATGGCTCGATGGtgagtaatttaatagtaaatgTACATTGTtgggtgtactgtctctttaataacatttttaacctGCTCTTGTCAAAGCatcctccccatcattctccatTAAAGGTAAGAGAAAAAGATTGACTTCTGTTTCCATGTAGTCTCGGCTCAGTCCCGGAAATATGTTACAATCCAGCATGGACAATGTGCCTACAATAGGAagcaaaaagaagaaataaatcagCCAAATATCGATTCAAAAATCACAGATATTTTCAATAATATGTAGACTGGCCTTTATATTTTAGGTGTGAATGGGCCATGAGTTTGTCAACTGCCATGTGCATCTTCTTCAGGTTTCGTGGACAGAACTCTTCCCTCCTCGCTTTATTCTGCAAGAAAACTGTTTAGAAAAAAATGACATGCATGAAACCCTAATACAAGACTGAATCTGTAAGCATTTGaccccaaaaaaaaattaattctggaACACTAATAAAGGAACACTAATAAGCATGACTAGTTTTTGCACCTATGTGAGGATAATACTCTGATCCGTCATCTGGCCCTGAGGAGCCGGTGCTGTCGTGGCTGGCCGAAGGAGTGGAGGGTTTCAGCATCTCAGCCGTCTGCAGAAACCTGATTATGGACACAGCTGTGAGTTTTACACCATACTCCAGTTTTGTAAACAGttatcctattattattattattattattatacattgcaATAAATACAGTGT
This region includes:
- the si:dkey-79d12.4 gene encoding zinc finger protein 865 isoform X1, translating into MEVLPFEEVERVVGPRKKLQQKALYIQNSEYYNNLISTYYSFSEDSSDEEVYKIPLAASEKSSVCCVCGDNIPFLDKLIEHFKTHTAVVYCHLCQTKFGRVMSLALHLKNAHTKDCHLCDVCGALFSCTWHLNGHIGMHQKDNMKVKPVVKTEETEAVSIAKTSSCIDLKRVISMDHAYFDSEQNVASNTSSRLQKQTDSETNSIDETLHIKTEPESFPLDEEKQNDTFSSSSFQNQTQTEHLSSGLKQENDNEVEDVSVYKVVAEEVIGLTGDGESTDSDEDANPDSLPPGDTAYNPDEDFSSDSDYNESCRSLQKRLKPQTPDKKASVNANLDLNGIEKKFGFQSDSPFCCYGKFANLGKHMDDCSKKTMWSCCLCKVACENEESLLKHMTEKHPKTSYICSACHKVFPRQENFKNHVCLKPRGNMVTPLTQLPNMPLSYSSNQGKPLASALHTNQSTVNILNFIPALNNVSTDPPRPVTSLGSTEALTLHQLLQTTPAVNPKVTNLVPQVVAVPQTLVRPSFAPSLFVSHPNIPVPTPSVVRPLLLNPSRLTIRIPTPSSRPLPIVVSFSPNVNTSTPALVSSSRTVLRQTPVPTIRPIPVNIPPVTSVACPTLVSALTRNNQSQVYPAQIQAPLRIVGMYMNHMALQKPLEQSWSSKTIFPCRHCGAVSRQPSLRVRHRYLHRGSRLYRCQCGRSFQRQLHLLRHQVQHAESVQFVCTWCGNTFKGAHKLTSHKRKHRKGRRQTKKKCKVVFDCSCGQIFARPSALLWHMLKNTKHTGKHSKPVTV
- the si:dkey-79d12.4 gene encoding uncharacterized protein si:dkey-79d12.4 isoform X2, encoding MEVLPFEEVERVVGPRKKLQQKALYIQNSEYYNNLISTYYSFSEDSSDEEVYKIPLAASEKSSVCCVCGDNIPFLDKLIEHFKTHTAVVYCHLCQTKFGRVMSLALHLKNAHTKDCHLCDVCGALFSCTWHLNGHIGMHQKDNMKVKPVVKTEETEAVSIAKTSSCIDLKRVISMDHAYFDSEQNVASNTSSRLQKQTDSETNSIDETLHIKTEPESFPLDEEKQNDTFSSSSFQNQTQTEHLSSGLKQENDNEVEDVSVYKVVAEEVIGLTGDGESTDSDEDANPDSLPPGDTAYNPDEDFSSDSDYNESCRSLQKRLKPQTPDKKASVNANLDLNGIEKKFGFQSDSPFCCYGKFANLGKHMDDCSKKTMWSCCLCKVACENEESLLKHMTEKHPKTSYICSACHKVFPRQENFKNHVCLKPRGNMVTPLTQLPNMPLSYSSNQGKPLASALHTNQSTVNILNFIPALNNVSTDPPRPVTSLGSTEALTLHQLLQTTPAVNPKVTNLVPQVVAVPQTLVRPSFAPSLFVSHPNIPVPTPSVVRPLLLNPSRLTIRIPTPSSRPLPIVVSFSPNVNTSTPALVSSSRTVLRQTPVPTIRPIPVNIPPVTSVACPTLVSALTRNNQSQVYPAQIQAPLRIVGMYMNHMALQKPLEQSWSSKTIFPCRHCGAVSRQPSLRVRHRYLHRGSRLYRCQCGRSFQRQLHLLRHQVQHAESVQFVCTWCGNTFKGAHKLTSHKRKHRKVYL